A window from Deltaproteobacteria bacterium encodes these proteins:
- a CDS encoding nitroreductase family protein yields the protein MEFHRVIGARRSLRAFSQRPVEMEKIERMLDAARWSPSCANRQPWRFVVVGADAPSRAAVEEALDAGNAWAKRAPVLIAAGARREDAAVVESRDYFLLDTGMTLMSLLYRAVDQGLLVHPMAGWKEEPLRAALGLPEDFIPAAVVAVGYAGKSGDLDEASRKKDEKPRARKPLGEIAFRSRWGEPFEATLPSLPRKVYETELQLRFGDTDAMGHVNNAKVVTYLELGRMQFFADVMGAERVEDIRFILAEVSCRYRIPILHHDRVFVRMHITDVYRSSFRFRCDLYDPRDGRVFVEAETVQVMYDYTTG from the coding sequence ATGGAATTCCACCGCGTCATCGGCGCGCGGCGCAGCCTGCGCGCGTTCTCCCAACGTCCCGTCGAAATGGAAAAGATCGAGCGGATGCTCGACGCGGCGCGCTGGTCCCCCTCGTGCGCCAACCGCCAGCCGTGGCGGTTCGTCGTGGTGGGGGCGGACGCTCCGTCCCGCGCGGCGGTCGAGGAGGCCCTCGACGCGGGCAACGCCTGGGCGAAGCGCGCTCCGGTGCTGATCGCGGCGGGAGCGCGGCGGGAGGACGCCGCCGTCGTCGAGTCCAGGGACTACTTTCTCCTCGACACGGGAATGACGCTCATGTCCCTCCTCTATCGCGCGGTCGACCAGGGGTTGCTGGTCCACCCGATGGCGGGATGGAAGGAAGAACCGCTGCGGGCCGCCCTCGGGCTTCCGGAGGATTTCATCCCGGCGGCCGTCGTCGCGGTCGGCTACGCCGGGAAGAGCGGGGACCTCGACGAGGCGTCGCGGAAGAAGGACGAGAAGCCCCGGGCGCGCAAGCCCCTCGGGGAGATCGCCTTCCGTTCGCGGTGGGGGGAGCCGTTCGAGGCGACGCTGCCTTCCCTGCCCAGGAAGGTGTACGAGACCGAGCTGCAACTTCGCTTCGGCGACACCGACGCGATGGGGCACGTGAATAACGCGAAGGTCGTCACCTACCTCGAGTTGGGCCGTATGCAATTCTTCGCGGATGTGATGGGGGCGGAGCGGGTGGAGGACATCCGGTTCATCCTCGCCGAGGTCTCCTGCCGCTACCGGATCCCCATCCTGCATCACGATCGCGTCTTCGTGCGGATGCACATCACCGACGTCTACCGGAGCTCCTTCCGGTTCCGCTGCGACCTGTACGATCCCCGGGACGGCCGCGTTTTCGTCGAGGCGGAGACGGTCCAGGTGATGTACGACTACACGACGGGGC
- a CDS encoding penicillin-binding transpeptidase domain-containing protein, producing the protein MTRRAGGKRFRRIVAAGIVLLAGWVLATAVVAENRHQLPPPTRSAPDSGGGAFDHGFTPADLHTLLQVGRPDGLLPNGNRVTLSLNEELQAQIFDLFRRFDPLYGVFAAMEPDTGRVVALVGYRRGGESDPWLSLKAIYPAASLIKVVTASAAIERGKVSPQDEISYRGGIYGITRGGIHARDGRGIPKMTLEEAIARSANAVFGNVAVNHVGGPVLEEYLAKFGFGQRIPFDLPVETSRAQVPREEYELARTGAGFGEVYVSPLHMAMIMSAIASGGAMPRPVLIDRIEDRDGKPLYESSPVKWRDTVLPETANAVVRMMVKTVEMGTSHRTFGSPERTPLLHDMDVAAKTGSLSGWTPSVHFDWFAGVAPVGSPRLALSALVVNDSRWKIKGSYVGKEAFNSYFGYPSSLPPVYAKARGTRKWTRPVRAVKKVQPTVKVKGKKGKKAVRSRKRAPAKTAEKGVGKPLAVNSSTARAGG; encoded by the coding sequence ATGACCCGGCGCGCGGGAGGGAAGAGGTTCCGCCGGATCGTGGCGGCCGGCATCGTCCTGCTCGCCGGTTGGGTGCTCGCGACGGCGGTCGTGGCCGAGAACCGCCACCAGCTTCCCCCGCCCACGCGCTCCGCGCCCGATTCCGGCGGGGGCGCGTTCGATCACGGGTTCACCCCCGCGGATCTGCACACTCTCCTGCAGGTCGGGCGGCCGGACGGTCTTCTTCCGAACGGGAACCGGGTGACGCTCTCCCTGAACGAGGAACTCCAGGCGCAGATCTTCGATCTGTTCCGGCGGTTCGACCCCCTGTACGGCGTGTTCGCGGCGATGGAGCCGGACACCGGGCGCGTGGTCGCCCTCGTCGGGTACCGCCGGGGCGGCGAGTCCGACCCGTGGCTGTCATTGAAGGCGATCTACCCCGCCGCCTCCCTGATCAAGGTGGTCACCGCGTCCGCCGCCATCGAGCGGGGGAAGGTTTCCCCCCAGGACGAGATCAGCTACCGCGGCGGGATCTACGGCATCACGCGCGGCGGGATCCACGCCCGGGACGGGAGGGGGATCCCGAAGATGACCCTTGAGGAGGCGATCGCCCGCTCCGCCAACGCCGTGTTCGGGAACGTGGCGGTCAACCACGTCGGCGGACCGGTGCTCGAGGAGTACTTGGCCAAGTTCGGATTCGGCCAGAGGATCCCCTTCGACCTCCCGGTGGAGACGAGCCGGGCACAGGTGCCGAGGGAAGAATACGAGCTCGCCCGCACCGGCGCAGGGTTCGGCGAGGTGTACGTCTCCCCGCTCCATATGGCGATGATCATGTCCGCGATCGCTTCGGGTGGCGCCATGCCCCGCCCCGTCCTGATCGACCGGATCGAGGACCGCGACGGGAAACCGTTGTACGAATCTTCCCCGGTGAAATGGCGGGACACGGTCCTCCCCGAGACGGCAAACGCCGTTGTCCGGATGATGGTGAAGACGGTCGAGATGGGGACGTCGCACCGGACGTTCGGAAGCCCCGAGCGAACCCCGCTCCTGCATGACATGGACGTCGCGGCGAAGACCGGGTCGCTCTCCGGGTGGACGCCGAGCGTCCATTTCGACTGGTTCGCCGGGGTCGCGCCCGTCGGGTCGCCGAGGCTGGCGTTGTCGGCCCTCGTGGTCAACGACAGCCGGTGGAAGATCAAGGGAAGCTACGTGGGGAAGGAGGCGTTCAACTCCTACTTCGGATACCCCTCGTCGTTGCCGCCCGTTTACGCGAAGGCGCGCGGGACCCGGAAGTGGACCCGGCCGGTCCGCGCGGTGAAGAAGGTGCAGCCGACGGTCAAGGTGAAGGGAAAGAAGGGGAAGAAGGCGGTGAGGTCCCGGAAGCGCGCCCCCGCGAAGACCGCGGAGAAGGGCGTCGGGAAGCCTCTGGCCGTGAACTCTTCCACCGCAAGGGCCGGCGGGTAG
- a CDS encoding class I SAM-dependent methyltransferase — MAFYTDISLVYDDLFPVSPEQRALFDSLLDDGGARSVVDCGCGTGSQLQPFAVAGLSCFGFDPDPSLVAIARRKLAAYPKTRVETGSFADLPRLVSFPSDLLMCLGNSLVHVPQGEASRFFADAAGALSPSGTLLLQILNYERILREGVTELPMLRASEGTVEFRRRYEWEGDRRVLFRTSLRFVGADEPRIVRNEIPLYPIYPEELWEILANAGFGDTRFYGDFARSEFSPGSEALVCLARKA, encoded by the coding sequence TTGGCGTTCTATACGGATATCAGTTTGGTCTACGACGACCTGTTCCCGGTGTCGCCGGAGCAGCGTGCCCTGTTCGACTCCCTGTTGGATGACGGGGGTGCGCGCTCCGTCGTCGACTGCGGGTGCGGAACGGGATCGCAGCTTCAGCCGTTCGCCGTCGCGGGGCTTTCCTGCTTCGGGTTCGATCCCGATCCGTCGCTGGTCGCCATCGCCCGGCGGAAGCTCGCCGCGTACCCGAAAACCCGGGTCGAGACGGGATCGTTCGCGGACCTGCCGCGTCTTGTCTCGTTCCCCTCCGATCTCCTGATGTGCCTCGGCAACTCGCTGGTTCACGTTCCGCAGGGCGAGGCGTCGCGGTTTTTCGCGGACGCCGCGGGGGCGCTTTCCCCTTCCGGCACGCTGCTGCTCCAGATCCTGAACTACGAGCGGATCCTGCGCGAGGGGGTGACCGAGTTGCCGATGCTCCGCGCGTCCGAAGGGACGGTGGAGTTCCGGCGGAGGTACGAATGGGAGGGCGACCGCAGGGTGCTCTTCCGGACCTCCCTCCGATTCGTCGGCGCGGACGAGCCGCGCATTGTTCGGAACGAGATTCCCCTATACCCAATTTACCCGGAGGAGTTGTGGGAGATCCTGGCGAACGCAGGTTTCGGGGACACCCGTTTCTACGGGGATTTCGCGCGATCCGAATTTTCCCCCGGATCCGAGGCGTTGGTGTGCCTGGCGAGGAAAGCATGA
- a CDS encoding transcriptional repressor encodes MESPSDMLHRLGRPVTRGREEILRILEESPLPLTSRGIRDRFSDPKPDAATVYRNLAMLASLGLVRSVALHERSRRYETTEAGTHRHRVVCRSCGRIEAFAAGKCDLSRIEDDIRRRLGFRVTDHSLEFFGECPTCRKRGTL; translated from the coding sequence ATGGAAAGTCCTTCAGACATGTTGCACCGCCTCGGCCGACCCGTGACCCGCGGAAGGGAGGAGATCCTCCGGATCCTCGAAGAGAGCCCCCTTCCCCTTACCTCCCGGGGCATCCGCGACCGGTTCAGCGATCCCAAACCCGACGCGGCGACGGTCTATCGCAATCTCGCGATGCTTGCCTCCCTCGGCCTGGTGCGCAGCGTCGCCCTTCACGAGCGGAGCCGCCGCTACGAGACGACCGAAGCGGGGACGCACAGACACCGGGTGGTGTGCCGTTCCTGCGGGCGGATCGAGGCGTTCGCGGCGGGGAAGTGCGACCTGTCGCGGATCGAGGACGATATCCGCCGCCGGCTCGGTTTCCGGGTGACCGACCACTCCCTCGAGTTTTTCGGCGAATGCCCAACGTGCCGGAAGAGGGGAACTTTGTGA
- a CDS encoding metal ABC transporter substrate-binding protein, producing MTAAVFFIALLLALAPSSGRAEPMRVLASFFPMEVFTRNVVGDTAGVTVMSMLPASLGCPHDYALTPGDMKKIASADLFVANGLGMEEFLGGPVRRANPKIRIVETARAVLPIHGGHGHGDVNPHTWVSPRNAILQVREIEKALSAARPVSSRAFRRNADAFVSRLSALAVEFETAAKTFRRRNIVTFHNVFGYLARDLGLTVVGEIETAPGQEPSAGEIRKLSRTIRERKVPAVFSEPQYSPKLADALAREAGVPVRVLDPVATGSPALTAYEDAMRRNLATLKEALATR from the coding sequence GTGACCGCCGCCGTCTTCTTCATCGCCTTGTTGCTGGCGTTGGCTCCGTCATCCGGGCGTGCGGAACCGATGCGGGTGCTCGCTTCGTTCTTCCCGATGGAGGTCTTCACCCGGAACGTGGTCGGGGACACGGCGGGCGTCACCGTCATGTCGATGCTTCCCGCCTCGCTGGGGTGCCCCCACGATTACGCCTTGACCCCCGGGGACATGAAGAAGATCGCCTCCGCCGATCTCTTCGTCGCGAACGGGCTCGGCATGGAGGAGTTCCTCGGAGGGCCGGTCCGGCGGGCGAACCCGAAGATCCGGATCGTGGAAACCGCCCGCGCCGTCCTCCCCATCCATGGCGGGCACGGTCACGGGGACGTCAACCCGCACACGTGGGTGAGCCCGCGGAACGCGATCCTCCAGGTGCGGGAGATCGAGAAGGCGCTCTCCGCCGCGAGGCCCGTCAGCAGCCGCGCCTTCCGGCGGAACGCCGATGCGTTCGTTTCCCGCCTGTCGGCGCTGGCGGTGGAGTTCGAGACGGCGGCGAAGACGTTCCGTCGAAGGAACATCGTCACCTTCCACAACGTATTCGGCTACCTCGCGAGGGACCTCGGCCTGACCGTGGTCGGAGAGATCGAGACGGCTCCGGGGCAGGAACCGTCGGCGGGAGAGATCCGGAAGCTGTCGCGCACGATCCGGGAGAGGAAGGTCCCGGCGGTCTTCTCCGAGCCCCAATACTCCCCCAAACTCGCCGACGCGCTGGCGAGGGAGGCCGGGGTCCCCGTGCGGGTGCTGGACCCTGTCGCCACCGGTTCCCCGGCCCTCACGGCCTACGAAGACGCGATGCGACGGAACCTTGCCACGCTCAAGGAAGCGCTGGCGACCCGATGA
- a CDS encoding metal ABC transporter ATP-binding protein, producing the protein MTASDHLHTLEIRNLTVRKGGVEILSGIDADLRCGEVTALVGPNGAGKTTLLLAILGQVPYTGEIRFCRAAEHGQGAPRIGYVPQRLPLDPDAPITVLDFFALSAQRRPVFLGASRRTREAARESLERAGVAHLLQSPLGRLSGGELQRVLFALALRDAPDILLLDEPVSGVDVAGEELFCDFLSKVQRDSRFSLLLVSHDLSVVTRHAEQVICLNRRLVCSGATTEVLTPSSLAAMYGTDAHLFRHTHADGHGHLHDDGGK; encoded by the coding sequence ATGACCGCGAGCGATCATCTCCACACGCTCGAGATCCGCAACCTGACCGTCCGGAAGGGAGGGGTGGAGATCCTTTCGGGGATCGACGCCGATCTCCGATGCGGGGAGGTCACCGCCCTGGTCGGCCCCAACGGCGCAGGAAAGACCACCCTGCTCCTCGCGATCCTGGGCCAGGTGCCGTACACGGGAGAGATCCGTTTCTGCCGCGCGGCGGAGCACGGCCAGGGGGCCCCCCGCATCGGGTACGTGCCGCAGCGCCTTCCCCTGGACCCGGACGCGCCGATCACGGTGCTCGACTTCTTCGCGCTTTCCGCCCAGCGGCGCCCCGTCTTCCTCGGCGCCTCCCGTCGCACACGGGAGGCCGCCCGGGAGAGCCTCGAGCGAGCCGGCGTCGCCCACCTCCTCCAAAGCCCCCTGGGTCGGCTCTCCGGCGGGGAGCTCCAGCGGGTGCTGTTCGCCCTCGCGTTGCGGGACGCTCCCGACATCCTGCTGCTCGACGAGCCGGTCTCCGGCGTCGACGTCGCGGGGGAGGAGCTGTTCTGCGACTTCCTGTCCAAGGTCCAGCGCGACTCCCGCTTCAGCCTTCTGCTGGTCAGCCACGACCTGTCGGTGGTGACGCGGCACGCCGAACAGGTGATCTGCCTCAACCGCCGCCTCGTGTGCAGCGGCGCGACCACGGAGGTGCTCACCCCTTCGAGCCTGGCCGCGATGTACGGGACCGACGCCCACCTGTTCCGCCACACCCACGCGGACGGGCACGGCCACCTGCACGACGACGGGGGGAAGTAA
- a CDS encoding metal ABC transporter permease codes for MEAILSDVFALMDRLLPFAFAEPAFMKRALLALLLTAPAAAALGVPLVQHRMAFFSDAIGHSAFTGVALGVLLGVSPSWTMAAFGVLVAVAITLVKGRTELSSDTVIGVFFSTVVALGIAIISREKGLTRNLQAFLYGDPLAVTDAELLWMAALFLLVSAYLAFLYNRILLLGIHEGFARTKGVRAPAVEISFALVVALVVTAAIHTVGILLVTALLVIPAAAARNVARGAASALWISVGVAVLSGFAGIVASWYLDTATGATVVLSSAACFTVTALYRVTRPRE; via the coding sequence GTGGAAGCGATCCTCTCCGACGTGTTCGCCCTGATGGACCGGCTGCTTCCGTTCGCCTTCGCGGAACCGGCGTTCATGAAGCGCGCGCTCCTCGCGCTGCTCCTCACGGCCCCCGCCGCGGCCGCGCTCGGCGTCCCGCTGGTCCAGCACCGGATGGCCTTCTTCTCCGACGCGATCGGCCACTCCGCCTTCACCGGCGTGGCCCTCGGGGTCCTCCTCGGCGTCTCCCCCTCCTGGACGATGGCCGCGTTCGGCGTCCTCGTCGCCGTCGCCATCACCCTGGTCAAGGGACGCACCGAACTCTCGTCGGACACGGTCATCGGCGTCTTCTTCTCGACCGTCGTCGCCCTCGGGATCGCGATCATCAGCCGGGAGAAGGGGCTGACGCGGAACCTGCAGGCGTTCCTGTACGGCGACCCGCTCGCCGTCACCGACGCCGAGCTTCTGTGGATGGCCGCCCTCTTCCTGCTCGTTTCCGCGTACCTTGCCTTCCTCTACAACCGGATCCTGCTGCTGGGGATCCACGAGGGGTTCGCCCGGACGAAGGGAGTCCGTGCGCCGGCCGTGGAGATCTCCTTCGCCCTGGTCGTCGCCCTCGTGGTGACCGCGGCGATCCACACCGTCGGAATCCTCCTGGTCACCGCCCTGCTCGTCATCCCCGCCGCCGCCGCCCGCAACGTCGCCCGGGGGGCCGCCTCGGCGCTCTGGATCTCCGTGGGAGTCGCCGTGCTGTCGGGGTTCGCCGGGATCGTCGCCTCCTGGTATCTCGACACCGCCACCGGCGCGACCGTCGTCCTGTCCTCCGCGGCCTGTTTCACCGTCACCGCGCTGTACCGGGTCACCCGCCCGAGAGAATAA
- a CDS encoding rubrerythrin family protein, giving the protein MKKLKGSRTEHNLMAAFAGESQARNRYTFYAGIASKEGHEGVASVFLETAEHEKMHAKRYFELLEGLDVEIKAGYPSRIGSTAVNLEAAAAGEHEEWTNLYPTFGKIAEEEGFAAPAAIFRRVTEVEVEHEKRYLRLLGHVKNGTLYKREKPIRWKCAKCGRVHEGTEAPERCPTCAHPQGWFTPIEANF; this is encoded by the coding sequence ATGAAAAAGCTGAAGGGGTCGCGCACGGAGCACAACCTGATGGCCGCGTTCGCCGGCGAGTCGCAGGCACGGAACCGGTACACCTTCTACGCGGGGATCGCTTCCAAAGAGGGGCACGAGGGGGTCGCCTCGGTCTTCCTCGAGACGGCGGAGCACGAGAAGATGCACGCCAAGCGGTACTTCGAACTCCTCGAAGGGTTGGACGTGGAGATCAAGGCGGGGTACCCGAGCAGGATCGGGAGCACCGCCGTGAACCTCGAGGCCGCCGCCGCCGGCGAGCACGAGGAGTGGACGAACCTCTACCCGACGTTCGGGAAGATCGCCGAGGAGGAAGGGTTCGCCGCCCCCGCCGCGATTTTTCGCCGGGTCACGGAGGTCGAGGTGGAGCACGAGAAGCGGTACCTGCGGCTCCTCGGCCACGTGAAGAACGGCACGCTCTACAAGCGGGAGAAGCCGATCCGGTGGAAGTGCGCGAAATGCGGCCGGGTCCACGAGGGGACCGAGGCGCCGGAGCGGTGCCCCACCTGCGCTCACCCGCAGGGGTGGTTCACTCCCATCGAGGCGAACTTCTGA